The following coding sequences lie in one Peribacillus frigoritolerans genomic window:
- a CDS encoding DUF3870 domain-containing protein — MFEQNTVYIVGESKAPSNNPITQQFNCFFIGFVINRDTHEIVDAECSTTISITSRFIQSMLVGKSILRPDELETEIEQRYFGSSQKALTVALRNASIKYQQLYKL, encoded by the coding sequence ATGTTTGAACAGAATACAGTATATATAGTTGGCGAATCGAAGGCACCGTCCAATAATCCAATTACACAGCAATTCAACTGCTTTTTTATCGGGTTCGTCATTAATCGTGATACACATGAAATAGTGGATGCGGAATGCTCGACCACGATATCGATTACATCACGCTTCATTCAATCCATGTTAGTTGGTAAATCCATTCTTCGGCCCGATGAATTGGAGACAGAAATTGAGCAACGGTATTTTGGTTCATCTCAGAAAGCACTGACCGTCGCCCTAAGAAATGCCAGCATCAAATATCAGCAACTTTATAAGTTATAG
- a CDS encoding dipeptide epimerase has protein sequence MKIESLQVSVDTLPLIKPFKTALRTAMEIENIMVSVKLEDGTEGLGAAAPTVAITGDSTKGIMTVIEEVITPHLIGRDIENINALSQLIQQSCVGNTSAKAAVEIALYDAVSKRWQLPLYQYLGGKSNVLKNDMTISVGEPEEMAKAALSLIDCGFTTMKIKLGKDWESDVERVACIRAAVGNQVMIRIDANQGWTTKQAISIIHELEERKLNVDLVEQPVKAHDIEGLKEIKRSVQVPIMADESLFSPRDAMKLLNEHAVDLLNIKLMKTGGIRRALQIADMAEAAGVECMIGSMMESSVSVAAAAHLATAHPNITKIDLDAPLWIKNEPFEGIQFMKDQLLISDKPGLGVKRKSSYTQ, from the coding sequence ATGAAGATTGAAAGTTTACAAGTATCAGTGGATACCTTGCCACTTATCAAGCCATTCAAGACTGCATTACGCACCGCAATGGAAATTGAAAACATCATGGTTTCCGTAAAGTTGGAGGATGGAACGGAAGGCTTGGGGGCTGCAGCCCCTACGGTTGCCATCACAGGTGACTCTACAAAAGGAATCATGACGGTCATTGAGGAAGTGATCACACCACATCTAATTGGCCGTGACATCGAGAATATAAATGCATTGTCTCAACTGATCCAACAATCCTGTGTAGGTAACACAAGTGCAAAAGCTGCTGTTGAAATCGCTTTGTACGACGCAGTCAGCAAACGATGGCAGCTCCCTTTATATCAATATCTTGGCGGTAAATCGAATGTCCTTAAAAATGATATGACAATCAGCGTTGGTGAACCCGAAGAAATGGCAAAGGCGGCATTGTCTCTCATTGATTGCGGATTTACTACGATGAAGATAAAACTGGGGAAAGATTGGGAGAGTGATGTGGAGCGGGTTGCCTGCATTCGTGCTGCTGTTGGCAACCAGGTTATGATCAGGATTGATGCAAATCAAGGGTGGACAACAAAACAAGCGATTTCCATCATTCATGAACTCGAGGAAAGAAAGCTGAATGTTGATTTGGTGGAACAGCCCGTCAAAGCCCATGATATCGAAGGATTGAAAGAAATAAAGAGGTCTGTCCAAGTGCCGATCATGGCCGATGAAAGTTTGTTTTCCCCTCGTGACGCCATGAAACTCCTGAATGAACATGCTGTCGATCTCCTTAATATTAAATTAATGAAAACAGGTGGAATTAGACGTGCTCTCCAAATTGCCGATATGGCAGAAGCAGCCGGGGTGGAATGCATGATTGGGAGTATGATGGAATCATCCGTGAGTGTAGCGGCCGCGGCTCATCTGGCAACCGCCCATCCAAATATAACGAAGATTGATTTAGATGCCCCATTATGGATTAAGAATGAGCCATTTGAAGGTATTCAATTTATGAAAGATCAACTGCTAATTTCCGATAAACCTGGACTGGGAGTCAAGAGGAAATCCTCTTATACTCAATAA
- a CDS encoding DUF3311 domain-containing protein has translation MDAIKLLLFVPFIGFLGFLPYANKIEPYILGMPFLLFWVAFWMVMASIILMIVYKFDPDNKGSDSE, from the coding sequence TTGGATGCTATTAAGCTATTACTTTTTGTTCCATTTATAGGGTTTTTAGGTTTTTTGCCATACGCAAATAAAATAGAACCGTACATATTGGGGATGCCTTTTTTGTTATTTTGGGTTGCATTTTGGATGGTGATGGCATCGATTATCTTAATGATTGTCTATAAGTTCGATCCTGATAATAAAGGGAGCGATTCTGAATGA
- a CDS encoding carbon-nitrogen hydrolase family protein has protein sequence MKIKITACQFRVEKVSTFNEFQEQVEDLISQVPEDSDYIIFPELLTIGLSAAFGEQDASSVTRIDEYTNQYKDLFKSLSRKRKQVIIAGTHLERRGKEYFNIAYIFDKDGSVVEHKKTHIFPAEANWHTSEGDELKVYSIGPVKIGIAVCYEAEIPEISRILSVNGADIIFCPSYTFTEAGFWRVRHCAHARAIENQVYFVHCPTVGEPGSPLPNGYGSASILSPCDSAWPANGIIAEAVMNEHTIITGTVDMDELYENRKSGAATTFKDRNRRKELYAKYKPYEGLK, from the coding sequence GTGAAAATTAAAATAACGGCTTGTCAATTTCGTGTAGAAAAGGTGTCAACTTTCAATGAATTTCAGGAACAAGTAGAAGACTTGATCAGCCAAGTTCCCGAAGACTCGGATTATATCATTTTTCCTGAACTGTTGACCATCGGGTTATCAGCGGCCTTTGGAGAACAGGATGCTTCGTCCGTTACCAGGATTGATGAATATACCAATCAATACAAAGATCTTTTCAAGTCACTTTCAAGAAAAAGAAAACAGGTCATCATTGCCGGCACGCATCTGGAACGACGCGGAAAAGAATACTTCAATATTGCATATATTTTTGATAAAGACGGATCAGTCGTAGAGCATAAAAAAACTCATATCTTTCCTGCTGAAGCGAATTGGCATACTTCTGAAGGTGATGAACTGAAAGTTTATTCCATCGGTCCGGTTAAGATAGGAATAGCGGTATGTTATGAAGCGGAGATACCTGAAATTTCAAGGATATTATCAGTGAACGGGGCCGATATCATTTTTTGCCCATCATACACATTTACAGAGGCTGGTTTTTGGCGAGTTCGCCATTGCGCTCATGCGCGTGCAATCGAGAATCAGGTATATTTTGTTCATTGCCCCACTGTTGGTGAACCAGGGTCACCCCTGCCGAACGGGTATGGGAGCGCCAGTATTCTTAGCCCCTGTGACAGCGCTTGGCCAGCAAATGGAATAATAGCCGAGGCGGTAATGAATGAACATACAATCATAACCGGTACAGTCGATATGGACGAGCTTTATGAGAATCGAAAAAGTGGTGCAGCAACCACTTTCAAGGATCGCAATCGCCGAAAAGAGTTGTATGCGAAATATAAGCCGTATGAAGGGCTGAAATGA
- the kdpB gene encoding potassium-transporting ATPase subunit KdpB: protein MSIERIANVNKNIVYEAGKDALKKMNPRVMSRNPVMFVVEVGFAITLLLSIFPALLGGVSDRGYNVAVTIILFVTIIFSNFAEALAEGRGKAQANSLKKTKQDAKARLIQKDGSVMIVDALQLRKGDMVLVKANDIIPSDGEIIEGVAAIDESAITGESASVIKEPGGDFSSVTGGTKVISDFIKVKVGADPGESFLDRMINLVEGAKRQKTPNEIALGTLLISLTIIFLLVCTTLVPIASYIQVTLPTATLVALLVCLIPTTIGGLLSAIGIAGMDRVTQFNVIAKSGKSVEAAGDINTIILDKTGTITHGNRMASALIPAIGISQEELNQYAVYASLHDETPEGRSVLELAQKNGLPEKWLDKNGTEGIEFTAETRMSGTDFPDGKRIRKGAVDTIMKYIVHQGGEVPFGLKDTCDEVAKKGGTPLVVTEGSRLLGTIYLKDTVKPGMKERFDELRKMGIKTIMCTGDNPLTAETIAKEAGVDDFIAEAKPEDKISVIKREQEDGKLVAMTGDGTNDAPALAQADVGLAMNTGTNAAKEAANMVDLDSDPTKIIEVVAIGKQLLMTRGALTTFSIANDVAKYFAIIPAMFMLAIPQMKALNIMGLATPQSSILSALIFNAIIIPLLIPLAMKGVKYLPMSATRLLTRNLFLYGLGGVLVPFLGIKLIDLLLVVLKVA from the coding sequence ATGAGCATAGAGCGAATAGCGAATGTAAATAAGAATATTGTTTACGAGGCTGGTAAAGATGCACTCAAAAAAATGAATCCAAGAGTTATGTCACGCAATCCAGTCATGTTTGTAGTGGAAGTGGGGTTTGCCATTACGCTTCTTCTATCAATATTTCCTGCGCTTCTTGGCGGAGTGTCTGATAGGGGGTATAACGTTGCAGTAACCATCATTTTATTCGTAACGATCATTTTTTCTAATTTCGCCGAAGCTCTAGCAGAGGGACGTGGAAAAGCACAAGCCAATAGTCTCAAAAAGACAAAGCAGGATGCTAAAGCTAGGTTGATTCAAAAAGATGGTTCCGTAATGATAGTCGATGCCTTGCAATTACGCAAAGGCGATATGGTTTTAGTGAAGGCAAACGATATAATACCGTCGGATGGAGAAATCATTGAAGGAGTGGCCGCTATCGATGAATCAGCGATCACGGGTGAATCGGCATCCGTAATAAAAGAACCTGGGGGAGATTTCAGTTCGGTAACAGGAGGTACAAAAGTCATCAGTGATTTTATCAAAGTTAAAGTCGGTGCAGACCCTGGTGAATCCTTCCTTGATCGCATGATCAATTTGGTCGAAGGAGCAAAAAGGCAAAAAACACCGAATGAAATCGCACTTGGTACATTACTGATTAGCTTAACCATCATCTTTTTACTTGTATGTACCACTCTGGTACCGATTGCGTCATATATTCAAGTTACCCTTCCAACCGCTACCCTGGTAGCTTTGCTGGTTTGCCTGATCCCCACAACAATCGGGGGCTTACTCTCGGCGATAGGAATAGCAGGTATGGATAGGGTAACTCAATTCAATGTAATTGCAAAGTCTGGAAAATCGGTGGAAGCCGCAGGTGATATCAATACGATCATCCTTGATAAAACAGGAACAATAACACATGGTAACCGGATGGCATCTGCCTTAATACCGGCTATCGGCATTAGTCAGGAAGAGCTTAACCAATATGCCGTATACGCATCTTTACATGATGAAACCCCTGAGGGCCGGTCTGTTTTGGAATTAGCCCAAAAAAATGGATTACCTGAAAAATGGCTGGATAAAAACGGTACGGAAGGTATTGAATTTACGGCGGAAACCAGAATGAGCGGAACGGACTTTCCTGACGGAAAAAGGATCAGAAAAGGTGCAGTTGATACGATAATGAAATATATAGTGCATCAGGGAGGGGAAGTGCCTTTCGGTTTGAAAGACACTTGTGATGAAGTGGCCAAAAAAGGCGGCACTCCATTGGTTGTCACAGAGGGAAGCCGTCTACTCGGCACAATATATTTGAAAGATACAGTGAAACCAGGCATGAAGGAACGTTTTGACGAATTAAGAAAAATGGGTATTAAAACCATAATGTGCACAGGAGATAACCCGTTAACAGCTGAAACAATCGCCAAAGAAGCAGGTGTCGATGATTTTATCGCCGAGGCTAAGCCAGAAGATAAAATCTCTGTCATCAAGCGGGAACAAGAGGATGGCAAGCTTGTTGCCATGACTGGAGACGGTACAAACGATGCGCCAGCATTGGCGCAGGCAGATGTGGGATTGGCGATGAATACAGGGACAAACGCGGCGAAGGAAGCCGCTAATATGGTGGATTTAGATTCAGATCCCACCAAAATCATTGAAGTGGTAGCCATTGGCAAACAGCTGCTCATGACCCGGGGGGCATTGACAACCTTTAGCATCGCTAATGATGTAGCTAAATATTTTGCGATAATCCCAGCCATGTTCATGCTGGCGATACCTCAAATGAAAGCCCTGAACATTATGGGATTGGCGACACCCCAAAGTTCCATATTATCAGCTTTAATATTTAACGCCATCATCATTCCATTGCTTATCCCTTTGGCAATGAAAGGTGTTAAATATCTTCCTATGAGCGCAACAAGATTATTGACCAGGAATTTGTTCTTGTATGGATTAGGAGGAGTGTTAGTCCCCTTCTTGGGAATTAAATTAATTGATTTGCTTCTTGTTGTCTTAAAAGTGGCTTGA
- a CDS encoding DUF819 domain-containing protein gives MIQDGVMFVCFLLAFTAVIAVAEKKIGGKFFKYVPGIVLIYIGAALMKTFGVFSDSESVESAYTTIRGLLLPAMLMLMLLQCDMRKIIRLGPKMLLTFFAASFSIIGGFTLTYVLMNGFYAEGTWKAFSALSASWTGGSANMVILQGILDVPENIFGYALIMDTVNYSIWVMFLFWLVPLAGKFNIWTKADTSYIDQMTSELEAGETAKTEFGFVELIGFLALALIISVGATKIGERLPVLGAAVNGTTWTIIIASTVGLILAVTKVGRIAGSMEISKVMLYIVIGLIASHADFSQLFQAPVYIISGFMILFFHGLIMVILAKIFKLDLFTMGVASLANIGGVASAPILAGAFNRALIPVGILMAVLGSLLGTYFGILTSYILSSF, from the coding sequence ATGATTCAAGATGGTGTGATGTTTGTCTGTTTTTTATTGGCATTTACTGCAGTGATTGCCGTAGCGGAAAAAAAGATAGGAGGAAAGTTCTTCAAGTATGTTCCTGGGATTGTCCTTATTTATATTGGAGCGGCTCTGATGAAAACATTCGGGGTCTTTTCAGATAGTGAGTCAGTTGAAAGTGCATATACCACCATACGGGGGCTCCTGCTGCCTGCCATGTTGATGCTTATGCTTTTGCAATGCGATATGCGGAAAATCATCAGGCTTGGACCAAAGATGCTGTTAACTTTTTTTGCGGCTTCATTCAGCATTATTGGAGGGTTCACTCTTACTTACGTTTTAATGAATGGCTTCTATGCGGAAGGAACTTGGAAGGCATTCTCGGCTTTAAGCGCAAGCTGGACAGGGGGCTCTGCCAATATGGTGATCTTGCAAGGCATACTCGATGTGCCGGAAAATATTTTTGGTTATGCGTTGATCATGGATACAGTCAATTATTCCATTTGGGTCATGTTCTTGTTTTGGCTGGTGCCTCTTGCTGGAAAATTCAATATTTGGACTAAAGCGGATACATCTTACATTGATCAAATGACTTCCGAGCTTGAAGCGGGGGAAACCGCCAAGACGGAATTTGGATTTGTGGAATTGATTGGTTTCTTGGCGCTGGCTTTAATTATTTCAGTAGGGGCAACCAAAATTGGGGAGAGACTGCCGGTACTCGGTGCCGCTGTGAATGGAACCACTTGGACGATCATCATCGCTTCGACCGTAGGATTAATTCTGGCTGTCACGAAGGTTGGACGTATTGCCGGTTCCATGGAAATTTCCAAAGTCATGCTTTATATCGTCATTGGTTTAATTGCTTCCCATGCCGATTTTTCACAGCTGTTTCAAGCACCTGTGTATATTATTTCCGGCTTTATGATTCTATTCTTTCATGGATTGATCATGGTCATTTTGGCCAAAATCTTTAAGTTGGATCTATTTACAATGGGAGTTGCTTCTTTGGCCAACATAGGGGGCGTGGCATCAGCCCCTATATTGGCAGGTGCATTCAACCGGGCGCTAATACCGGTCGGGATATTGATGGCAGTACTTGGCAGTCTTCTGGGCACCTATTTTGGAATTCTTACATCATATATACTCTCAAGCTTTTAA
- the kdpA gene encoding potassium-transporting ATPase subunit KdpA translates to MELLQIVVVLAIAVVLAIPMAKYLTDVYSLELTKQDRVFGRMERFIFKLSGIKTGDMKWQQYAKALLISNLVMFIISYIIIRFQGELPGNPSKIDNMEPLLALNTAASFLTNTNLQHYSGESGLSYLSQMAVIIFLMFTTPATGIALCMAFFRGLTSHRSLGNFYVDVIRTITRVLLPLSILIGLVLVSQGVPQTFSPTTVATTLEGDTQNIARGPVAALESIKHIGTNGGGFFGVNSAHPFENPNGFTNVLEILSMFLIPSALPLTFGYMARNKKLGWILFSAMAFMLLLFLSITYINEKNGNPALEQIGLSQTEGSMEGKEVRFGVAQSALFTSITTAATTGSVNNMHDTLTPLGSIAPLAMMMVNCVFGGDGVGTVNILMYSILAVFLAGLMVGRTPEFLGKKIEGREMKLIAIAILIHPLIILVPSAIALATQMGSAAISNPGFHGITQVVYEFTSSAANNGSGFEGLGDNTPFWNVSTGLVMLFGRYFSMIAMIAVAGSLLVKKRVPETIGTFKTDNGTFFVILLASVLIIGALTFFPIIALGPVAEWLTIR, encoded by the coding sequence ATGGAGCTATTGCAAATCGTTGTGGTATTGGCAATTGCGGTTGTATTGGCGATACCAATGGCTAAATATTTAACGGATGTTTATTCCCTTGAATTAACGAAACAAGATCGCGTGTTTGGAAGGATGGAAAGGTTTATCTTTAAGCTATCCGGCATTAAAACGGGAGATATGAAATGGCAGCAGTACGCCAAGGCACTGCTGATAAGTAATTTAGTGATGTTCATAATCTCTTATATTATCATTCGCTTCCAAGGGGAGTTACCTGGCAACCCCAGTAAGATTGACAACATGGAGCCATTGTTGGCACTGAATACAGCTGCAAGCTTTCTTACGAATACCAATTTACAGCATTATAGTGGAGAATCGGGACTTTCTTATTTATCTCAAATGGCAGTGATCATATTCTTGATGTTCACTACCCCGGCCACCGGCATTGCTTTATGTATGGCTTTTTTTAGGGGCTTAACAAGCCACCGGAGTCTAGGAAACTTCTATGTGGATGTAATCCGAACGATTACCCGGGTTCTGCTTCCCTTATCGATATTGATTGGTTTAGTCCTAGTATCCCAAGGCGTACCGCAAACATTTAGCCCAACGACAGTTGCGACAACATTGGAAGGAGACACCCAAAATATAGCAAGGGGACCTGTAGCGGCACTAGAATCCATAAAGCACATAGGCACAAATGGGGGAGGGTTCTTTGGGGTCAACTCAGCCCATCCATTTGAAAATCCTAATGGTTTCACGAATGTCTTGGAAATATTATCCATGTTTCTTATACCTTCTGCCCTTCCGTTGACTTTTGGATATATGGCGAGGAATAAGAAGCTAGGCTGGATCCTATTTTCGGCGATGGCATTCATGTTATTACTCTTCTTAAGCATTACGTATATTAATGAGAAAAATGGTAATCCAGCTTTGGAGCAAATTGGCCTCTCACAAACGGAGGGGAGCATGGAGGGGAAAGAGGTGCGCTTCGGGGTGGCTCAGAGTGCATTATTCACCAGTATAACTACAGCTGCAACTACAGGATCGGTAAATAATATGCATGATACCTTAACACCGCTGGGAAGTATAGCTCCACTTGCAATGATGATGGTGAACTGTGTATTTGGCGGCGATGGTGTGGGTACGGTCAATATTCTCATGTACTCAATATTGGCTGTATTTCTTGCCGGACTTATGGTGGGACGTACACCTGAGTTTTTGGGTAAGAAAATTGAAGGCCGGGAGATGAAGTTAATAGCTATAGCGATTCTGATCCACCCATTGATCATATTAGTTCCATCTGCCATCGCTTTAGCGACACAAATGGGTTCAGCAGCTATATCAAACCCGGGCTTTCATGGTATTACTCAAGTAGTTTATGAGTTTACCTCTTCAGCAGCAAATAATGGTTCGGGTTTTGAAGGATTAGGAGACAATACCCCTTTTTGGAATGTTTCCACTGGTTTAGTCATGTTATTCGGACGTTATTTTTCAATGATTGCCATGATTGCAGTCGCAGGATCATTACTGGTAAAGAAGCGTGTTCCTGAGACTATCGGAACATTCAAAACGGATAATGGTACGTTCTTTGTCATTCTTTTAGCTTCAGTTTTGATTATTGGAGCTTTGACTTTCTTTCCAATAATTGCACTTGGACCAGTTGCTGAGTGGCTTACGATAAGATAA
- a CDS encoding DUF2294 domain-containing protein, protein MSITKKRIEAEISEAFIKFQRELIGRGPQETKTYIINDMLITRFKGVLTVEEKHLVSHNSGKKLVKKMRSLLREMYTKDYEKIVEDLTGCKVLSSHSDISTKTGERIEVFIMDKDLERLFETIK, encoded by the coding sequence ATGTCAATTACAAAGAAAAGGATCGAAGCTGAAATAAGCGAAGCATTCATTAAATTCCAGCGTGAATTGATTGGAAGAGGACCTCAGGAAACTAAAACATATATAATCAATGATATGTTGATAACCCGTTTCAAGGGTGTCCTTACTGTAGAGGAAAAGCACCTTGTGAGTCACAATTCAGGCAAAAAACTTGTCAAAAAAATGCGTTCACTACTTCGTGAAATGTACACTAAGGATTATGAAAAAATAGTTGAAGATCTTACCGGTTGTAAAGTACTTTCATCCCACAGTGATATTAGCACTAAAACAGGCGAAAGAATCGAAGTTTTCATTATGGATAAGGATTTGGAACGTCTTTTTGAAACCATCAAATAA
- a CDS encoding NlpC/P60 family protein — protein MKRLTVFVLSLFAIGILVFSPNEASSREKQRNAYVDVSVATLWTEPGLLREIDAPSASNPVDLNAWIGSMKYEDKLWLVGNLETQALYGSKVTILEGRGEWVKVAVANQPTPRNDIGYPGWMPKAQLKDGNSFEKQFKRGFALVNAPKTWLYSDSKLRSEFMEVSFDTRLPLLQVKKDKVKVMTPSNGAKWIEKQDVSVYQNDNQIPAPTGKDIVETGKGFLGLPYLWAGMSGFGFDCSGFTYTMYHANGITIPRDSSVQAQHGKKVEQENLQPGDLLFFAYDKGKGRVHHVGMYIGDGKMIHSPNSSTHVRIDEIKTSGYGEEYAGARRYID, from the coding sequence TTGAAAAGGTTAACCGTTTTTGTGCTATCTTTATTTGCTATTGGTATTTTAGTATTCAGTCCCAATGAAGCTAGTTCAAGAGAGAAGCAGAGAAATGCCTATGTTGATGTAAGCGTGGCCACTCTTTGGACTGAGCCGGGATTATTAAGGGAAATCGATGCTCCTTCTGCATCGAATCCCGTTGATTTGAATGCATGGATCGGCTCGATGAAATATGAAGACAAGCTGTGGCTTGTAGGTAACCTGGAAACACAAGCTTTATATGGTTCTAAAGTGACGATTCTTGAAGGTCGGGGTGAATGGGTGAAAGTAGCCGTTGCCAATCAACCGACGCCCCGCAATGATATTGGTTATCCAGGATGGATGCCAAAGGCACAATTAAAAGACGGAAATTCTTTTGAGAAGCAATTTAAACGAGGATTCGCCCTTGTAAATGCCCCAAAGACTTGGCTTTATTCGGATTCGAAACTTCGGTCCGAATTCATGGAGGTCAGCTTCGATACCCGCCTCCCGTTATTGCAGGTGAAAAAAGATAAAGTGAAGGTGATGACACCGAGTAATGGAGCGAAATGGATAGAAAAGCAGGACGTATCAGTCTATCAAAATGACAATCAAATACCTGCTCCAACCGGAAAGGACATCGTTGAAACAGGAAAAGGATTTTTAGGGCTACCTTACCTATGGGCTGGAATGTCCGGTTTTGGATTTGACTGTTCTGGATTTACGTATACCATGTATCATGCTAATGGAATAACGATCCCAAGGGACTCTTCCGTTCAGGCGCAACATGGAAAAAAGGTGGAACAAGAAAATCTTCAACCAGGTGACTTACTATTTTTTGCCTATGATAAAGGGAAAGGAAGGGTCCATCATGTCGGAATGTATATTGGTGACGGCAAAATGATCCATTCGCCTAACAGCTCAACACATGTAAGGATAGATGAAATAAAAACATCGGGATACGGAGAGGAATATGCCGGAGCAAGAAGATATATCGATTGA
- a CDS encoding sodium:solute symporter family protein yields the protein MNISLLIISIFLVLALYLGIKARKGKDMDMEQFAVGGRGFGTFFIFLLIAGEIYTTFTFLGGSGWAYSKGAAAYYVPAYIFLAYVLSYWLVPKIWRYSKRHSIISQPEYFASKYKSRSMGMIVAVLGSLALVPYIVIQLKGLGIIVSEASYGAISPVAASVIGAVVVTTYVMISGIHGSAWTAILKDFMILVVVIFLGIYIPVHYFGGIQPMFETVQAAKPEMLVLADQGLSQSWFVSTVLLNALGFYLLPQTFMVVLSSNGERTLRKNAIALPLYTLLLLFVFFIGFTAIMGIPGLQGADGDLSLLRLAIQTFDPWVIGVIGAAGLLTALVPASVMLMAASVGLTNSFFKVLVPAATETHQLIVSRIIIIGISIIALIVTVTGGEALAILNIMSYSLITQLAPSLFCSLPKTNIINKYGAMAGILAGVLIVLYSTIADVKVATFLPNTPHVINDISTGVIALLINILVTFIVSALTKHISMQQTEMNDLDKIS from the coding sequence ATGAATATCTCATTACTCATCATTTCCATCTTCTTGGTTCTAGCACTTTATTTAGGGATAAAAGCAAGAAAAGGGAAGGATATGGATATGGAGCAATTCGCCGTAGGGGGCAGGGGCTTCGGTACATTCTTCATTTTTCTCTTAATAGCAGGTGAAATTTATACAACTTTTACATTCCTGGGCGGAAGTGGGTGGGCTTACTCGAAAGGTGCCGCTGCTTATTATGTTCCCGCCTATATTTTCTTAGCTTACGTCCTATCATATTGGCTCGTCCCTAAAATATGGAGATATTCAAAACGTCATTCCATTATCTCTCAGCCAGAGTATTTTGCGTCTAAATATAAAAGCAGGTCAATGGGAATGATCGTTGCTGTATTGGGAAGCTTAGCCCTCGTGCCGTACATAGTCATTCAGCTCAAAGGATTAGGTATCATTGTTTCCGAAGCATCTTACGGAGCCATTTCACCAGTTGCTGCAAGTGTGATCGGTGCTGTGGTTGTAACTACCTATGTGATGATTTCAGGCATTCATGGTTCGGCATGGACAGCCATACTGAAAGATTTCATGATTTTGGTGGTTGTTATCTTTTTAGGGATTTACATTCCAGTTCATTACTTCGGAGGCATACAGCCAATGTTCGAGACCGTGCAGGCTGCTAAACCGGAAATGTTGGTTTTAGCAGATCAGGGATTGAGTCAGTCCTGGTTTGTGTCCACCGTTTTGCTCAATGCCCTAGGATTTTATTTGCTGCCACAAACATTCATGGTCGTTTTATCGTCCAATGGGGAAAGGACCCTTCGCAAAAATGCGATTGCGTTACCGTTATACACATTGTTATTGCTTTTCGTTTTTTTCATTGGGTTTACAGCCATCATGGGAATCCCGGGTTTGCAAGGAGCTGATGGGGATCTCTCACTTTTAAGGCTGGCGATTCAAACATTCGATCCATGGGTGATAGGGGTTATCGGAGCTGCAGGTTTATTGACGGCGCTTGTACCGGCTTCAGTCATGCTAATGGCTGCATCGGTAGGTCTGACAAATAGCTTTTTTAAAGTTTTGGTCCCTGCTGCGACTGAAACACATCAATTGATTGTCTCAAGGATCATTATTATTGGTATCTCAATCATTGCTTTAATTGTAACTGTTACAGGCGGCGAGGCTTTAGCCATCTTGAATATCATGTCATACAGTTTAATTACGCAACTGGCACCTTCCTTGTTTTGCAGTTTGCCAAAAACCAATATTATCAATAAGTATGGTGCGATGGCAGGTATATTGGCAGGTGTCCTGATTGTTTTATATTCGACAATTGCAGATGTGAAGGTTGCTACATTCCTGCCAAATACCCCGCATGTAATTAATGATATCAGTACAGGCGTCATAGCTTTGTTGATTAATATACTAGTAACATTCATTGTAAGTGCACTGACTAAACATATCTCCATGCAACAGACCGAAATGAATGATCTGGATAAGATATCCTGA